From the genome of Malus domestica chromosome 04, GDT2T_hap1, one region includes:
- the LOC103434282 gene encoding uncharacterized protein produces MALSLSSSRSSQWRLIFVISAVLSITVAAAFQSDELLVDDEEFGLEGGLHTKSPDLTYTKSTPTPASPTTSPTRKRFSDPDSDSKIQFQLHHAFGDSDFSPAGTFSARLKTWNHGGQTLTKLRFSRNAFTEEEKEKFALLLKGDDFYRIRLPSSVLNPPGRDYVISSVKARCLPREGLDEHFVIHTDGINILAVNYGSPGACPYPRQMKLPGKWSFNSHTVLKNSEQAPRAPVFAEEILGVGGEVGEGEIVPPPERSFWAKYWMYLIPLGLIVMNAITQAMNMAEEGAGQPAGQAQQPAAVQRGSSSAVRRR; encoded by the exons ATggcgctctctctctcctcctctcggTCGTCCCAGTGGCGGTTGATCTTCGTAATCTCCGCCGTGCTGTCTATTACAGTAGCAGCAGCTTTCCAATCCGATGAGCTCTTGGTGGACGACGAGGAGTTCGGTCTAGAAGGAGGGCTGCACACTAAGTCTCCTGATCTCACATACACCAAATCCACGCCTACGCCAGCATCACCAACTACGTCGCCGACCCGGAAGAGGTTTTCGGATCCGGATTCGGACTCAAAGATCCAGTTTCAGCTTCATCACGCCTTTGGAGACTCTGATTTCTCGCCGGCTGGTACCTTCAGTGCTCGTTTAAAGACGTGGAATCACGGTGGTCAG ACTCTCACAAAGCTACGATTTTCGAGGAATGCCTTTACCGAAGAGGAGAAGGAGAAGTTTGCA CTGCTACTGAAGGGAGATGACTTCTATAGGATAAGATTGCCGTCCAGCGTCTTGAATCCTCCTGGGAGGGATTATGTCATTTCATCAGTAAAAGCG AGATGTCTTCCACGAGAGGGTTTGGATGAGCATTTTGTTATACACACG GATGGAATTAACATCTTGGCAGTTAATTATGGTTCTCCTGGGGCATGTCCATATCCTCGGCAAATGAAACTT CCTGGAAAATGGTCCTTTAACTCTCACACGGTTTTGAAGAATAGTGAGCAGGCACCAAG AGCTCCAGTGTTCGCTGAGGAGATTCTTGGGGTTGGGGGTGAGGTAGGAGAAGGTGAAATTGTACCACCACCAGAAAGGTCGTTTTGGGCTAAATAT TGGATGTACCTGATCCCTCTTGGGCTCATTGTCATGAATGCGATTACTCAAGCAATGAACATGGCGGAGGAGGGTGCTGGTCAGCCAGCAGGCCAAGCTCAGCAGCCGGCTGCAGTGCAGCGTGGGTCAAGTTCCGCTGTGCGAAGAAGATAG
- the LOC103434283 gene encoding calreticulin-3-like, with protein MAKQQKQLVLLILSLSLLSFCFRSSLSEIIFEERFDDDEWRSRWVTSDWKSSEGKAGSFKHTAGKWSGDHDDKGIQTSNDAKHFAISAKIPEFSNRNRTLVLQYSIKFEQEIECGGGYIKLMSGFVNQKKFSGDTPYSLMFGPDICGTDTKKLHAIVSYQGQNYPIKKDLQCETDKLTHFYTFILRPDATYSVLIDNREKDSGSMYTDWDILPPRKIKDVTAKKPADWDLREYIDDPNHIKPEGYDSIPREIPDPKAKKPEEWDDEENGLWKAPKIPNPAYKGPWRPKKIKNPNYKGKWKIPWIDNPEFEDDPDLYVLKPINYVGVEVWQVKAGSVFDNILICDDPDYAKQVVEEVFANREAEKDAFEEAEKRRKAQEEEEAQRAREEGERRRRERGYDRGHRDRHRDRYRRHRNWDHYDHDEL; from the exons ATGGCGAAGCAGCAAAAGCAGCTGGTTTTGCTAATATTGTCGCTCTCCTTGCTCTCCTTTTGCTTTCGTTCTTCACTTTCAGAGATCATTTTCGAAGAGCGCTTCGACG ACGACGAATGGCGAAGCCGTTGGGTGACATCTGACTGGAAAAGCAGTGAAGGTAAAGCAGGCTCCTTTAAACACACAGCCGGAAAGTGGTCCGGTGACCACGATGATAAAG GAATTCAGACATCTAATGATGCCAAGCATTTTGCCATATCTGCAAAGATACCGGAGTTCAGCAACAGGAACAGGACATTAGTCCTCCAGTACTCGATCAAGTTTGAGCAGGAAATTGAATGTGGTGGTGGTTACATAAAGCTCATGTCTGGATTTGTTAATCAGAAGAAATTCAGTGGGGACACTCCATACAG TTTAATGTTTGGTCCCGATATTTGCGGCACGGACACAAAGAAGCTCCATGCCATAGTCTCCTACCAAGGCCAGAATTACCCAATCAAGAAGGATTTACAGTGTGAAACTGACAAGTTGACTCATTTCTACACGTTCATTCTGCGACCTGATGCAACTTATAGTGTCCTAATAGACAACCGAGAAAAGGATTCTGGAAGTATGTACACAGATTGGGATATTCTTCCTCCAAGAAAGATAAAAGATGTTACTGCAAAGAAG CCGGCTGACTGGGATCTTAGAGAATACATTGACGATCCCAATCACATCAAACCTGAG GGTTATGATTCAATTCCGAGAGAAATTCCAgatccaaaagcaaaaaag CCCGAAGAATGGGATGATGAAGAGAACGGTCTGTGGAAAGCTCCAAAGATACCAAATCCAGCTTATAAAGGACCATGGAGACCCAAG AAAATCAAGAACCCAAATTACAAGGGGAAGTGGAAGATTCCTTGGATTGATAATCCAG AGTTTGAAGATGATCCTGATCTCTATGTGCTTAAGCCAATTAATTATGTTGGTGTCGAAGTTTGGCAG GTAAAGGCCGGTTCAGTTTTCGACAACATTTTAATTTGTGATGATCCTGATTATGCAAAACAAGTGGTCGAGGAAGTCTTCGCCAATAGAGAG GCTGAAAAGGATGCCTTTGAAGAAGCAGAAAAAAGGAGGAAAGCACAGGAGGAAGAG GAGGCTCAAAGAGCaagagaagagggagaaaggaggagaagagagaggggttATGATCGAGGTCACCGAGACAGACATAGAGACAGATACCGAAGG CACCGTAATTGGGATCACTATGATCAT GACGAGCTATGA
- the LOC103408700 gene encoding acyl carrier protein 2, mitochondrial, translating to MAASARNVLLKHLRVQVQAVPSNPSSTAPLFLSPFAAIRRRLFSEEVRGTFLDKSEVTDRVVSVVKNFQKVDPSKVTPNANFESDLGLDSLDSVEIVMALEEEFGFEIPDNEADKIKSIGLAVDFISSHPQAK from the exons ATGGCGGCGTCTGCGAGGAACGTACTACTCAAGCACCTGAGAGTGCAGGTTCAAGCCGTGCCTTCTAACCCTAGCTCCACCgcccctctcttcctctcccccTTTGCCGCTATCCGACGCCGTCTCTTCTCCGAGGAGGTCAGGGGCACCTTCCTCGACAAATCTGAGGTCACCGATCGGGTCGTCTCCGTCGTCAAGAACTTCCAGAAGGTCGATCCTTCCAAG GTTACACCAAATGCTAATTTCGAAAGTGACCTGGGGTTGGATAGTTTAGATTCTGTGGAGATTGTGATGGCTTTGGAAGAGGAGTTTGGGTTTGAGATCCCTGATAACGAAGCTGACAAGATCAAGTCAATTGGTCTGGCTGTGGACTTTATTTCTTCTCACCCTCAGGCGAAGTAG
- the LOC103434285 gene encoding uncharacterized protein: MAFSFLLGETARDGESHILGSHVVVRVQSCWKMWAFSETNKNTTLQNLSRSKLKLGWAGKATEQESNSITEPNPIYRQQQPIHWSRLSNAGAWSGGERKVMAMVVAVIVFVSLFLFVFLAIKFATADGDFTLTSKGGAKRDQIEDKVVWITGASRGIGEILAKQLAKLGAKLIISARNEAELERVKRELTGKHVPDGVKVLPLDLASGEDHLKDAVEKAESFFLNAGVDYMIHNAAVERPKTSALDVTEESLKETFNVNVLGTLTLTRLLAPYMLRRGKGHFVVMSSAAGKTPAPGQAMYSASKHALNGYFHTLRSELCQKGIQVTIVCPGPIETSNASGAASSENKASREKRVSSERCAELTIVAATHGLKEAWISYQPVLAVMYLVQYMPTIGYWLMDKIGGNRVEAAARKGNTYSLSLLFGKKKAS; encoded by the exons ATGGCCTTCTCTTTTCTGTTGGGTGAGACCGCGAGAGATGGAGAGAGCCACATTCTGGGGTCACACGTCGTCGTTCGGGTACAAAGTTGTTGGAAAATGTGGGCTTTTTCAGAGACGAATAAAAACACTACCCTCCAAAATCTATCCAGATCCAAATTGAAGTTGGGTTGGGCCGGAAAGGCAACCGAACAAGAAAGCAATAGTATAACTGAACCGAACCCGATTTACCGGCAGCAGCAACCAATCCACTGGTCTCGACTCTCGAATGCTGGAGCCTGGAGTGGTGGTGAAAGGAAAGTGATGGCGATGGTGGTGGCGGTGATAGTCTTCGTTTCTCtgtttctgtttgtttttttagCAATCAAATTTGCAACAGCTGATG GGGATTTTACTTTGACGTCCAAGGGCGGTGCGAAGCGCGACCAGATTGAAGATAAA GTTGTTTGGATAACTGGCGCTAGCCGCGGAATTG GGGAGATTCTTGCTAAGCAACTTGCGAAATTGGGGGCTAAGCTCATTATTTCTGCACGTAATGAAGCTGAATTGGAGCGTGTCAAGAGAGAACTGACTG GTAAACATGTACCTGATGGTGTAAAGGTTTTGCCATTGGATTTGGCATCTGGTGAAGATCATCTCAAGGATGCTGTAGAGAAAGCAGAGTCCTTCTTTCTTAATGCTGGTGTTGATTATATGATCCACAATGCAGCTGTTGAGCGTCCT AAAACTTCAGCTTTGGATGTTACTGAGGAGAGTCTGAAG GAGACATTCAATGTCAATGTTCTTGGGACACTAACGCTTACTCGGTTGCTAGCACCTTACATGCTGAGGCGGGGGAAGGGACATTTTGTTGTG ATGAGCAGTGCTGCGGGAAAGACACCGGCGCCAGGTCAGGCCATGTACTCTGCCTCTAAACACGCATTAAACGGGTACTTTCACACATTGCGTTCTGAG CTGTGTCAGAAAGGAATCCAGGTGACCATTGTTTGCCCTGGGCCAATAGAAACATCAAATGCTTCTGGAGCAGCAAGCTCAGAAAATAAAGCTTCTCGTGAG AAGCGTGTGTCGTCAGAAAGATGTGCAGAGTTGACGATAGTTGCTGCCACCCATGGTCTGAAAGAAGCTTGGATATCTTACCAG CCTGTGCTGGCTGTAATGTACTTGGTGCAATACATGCCAACTATTGGTTATTGGCTCATGGACAAG ATTGGTGGAAATCGAGTTGAAGCAGCTGCACGGAAGGGGAACACTTACTCATTGAGCTTACTGTTTGGGAAAAAGAAGGCATCATGA